In Homalodisca vitripennis isolate AUS2020 unplaced genomic scaffold, UT_GWSS_2.1 ScUCBcl_3363;HRSCAF=8856, whole genome shotgun sequence, the genomic stretch TGGAGCTACAACTTCTTCCTTAACTGGACAGgcatttctgaaaattaaaatattgattcttTATGATTTCAAGCTGAACAATTTGGTAATAAacttaatatagtttaataaaacatgCAGTAAATATACTTCAATACTATGTTTTTCAGAATTAGTAGgcgttttatttagtaaaatcttATGGTATTACAAAAATTTGTCATTGTTAATTATTACAACAGAAACGTAACTGTTGTTTTAACGTTTCTGTTGTTGTTGTAACACTAAGCATAACAAATTTCTGTAATCCTATTAACTCTTCAAAAGTACCTgcgtatttttgttttttgtaacattttactatatactagaaaattattatttagattttatttaaaactgtttaaaagagATTTCCtctcaataataaaaactaatttaatcaaAAACATTTCATGTCCCAAACTTGATATGATTTTTGTAAGGTTTTAGTTCAACATTCCAAAAGTATGTTAtgaccttttaatttttttgagtgttatataaatagtttgtgtatgtataaagtataaatgggtgattttaaataaatgattcaGTATAATTAACGCAATATATTAATGgcaaagaattaataattttctatcacaTCCATTATTAAGTATGGCTTCAAATTGgcatattgtttaattttgtacattaacAGCAATTGTTAGCATATTGTGTAAGATCTAAGAGCAAACATTTTATAAgcaatttatttaagtaaagagcttgtttttaatattattttagatttaatatgtACCCTGCAGTTTAGACAACCCTCTGGGCCAGGCAATATGTGTGATATCCTATGATTAGAAATgcaaatttattaatacacaatatttttaatttttgcttcaAGAGGGCTGTCATTTTCTTTTCAGCCTTTCATCAATATGCGTTAATAACCATGTAAAGCTTTTTACAACTCCATCATCAGTAAGTAATTGGTGATTCTTGTAAGACGATATAAAGCTGAATGCCTCTCTACTTTAGAGGTCGATATTTTTTCCCCTCTAAACATGAATacttctataaattataaaataaacaaaataggtGATTATGACTCACACTCCTCGAAGCTTGTACATTTGCGTCTCCTCAGTGGTGGCGTGATCCTTCTCGAAAAGCTCTGGCTGGTGGACAGGTTGAGACTTCTCTTGGACCTCGCTGACGGTGGTAGACTCGTACTCTGCCGTCGTGTCCAGATTGATGTCTGTTGTGAACAGTTCACTGGACGAGAGAGTGTACGGGTCCTCGGTGGCGTTGGTGTTGGTTTCCCCCACTAGCGCTCTCTGTGGCAGGCTCTTGAGTCGATGGCCTGGTGCTCGGTTCTGCAGTAGTTGTGGTGGTGGACGTAGAGCTCGGCACGGACTCCGGTCTAGGCTTGTAGTTTTTCAGGATCGAATCGTGGAACGACCATCCACTATCACTTTGATACTCAACGTCGTTTGGATTCTATTTCTGATCTAAGCACGGATATATGCCTCTCATCGCCGTACATGCGTCGCATCAGTCCGTGGTTTTCATACACAAATCTTCGTACTGCTCTCCTACATTGGACagattatcaaaataaaaaataataattgttaagtaattattactgtattttgtattgagtactaaaaaacaattcaaatgacaaactattgattttaaaacacttgccttgatgtaaatttaatttttttgtgtcaTCAAAATTACACTGcaatcaaattaaaatcatttaaatattaattttaaattaaattaattatatattttattaaatgaattgagttaaatgtatttaaaagtaatatttaatttatgacaaaCCTCAGTTATCATTCTGAAAAATAtggtaatacagtttttattcttaaaatataaactttaaatttagtaatgtaCTCTGTAAGATGTAAGGGGTGTGTCTCACCATGGGTATGCTGTCCCGGGAATGGTAACACCAGGTTTGGGTACGGAAGTCACACGGAATCTCACTTCTACTCTTGGAAGATCGGAACGGCTTGGAACATGTTGTATATCCAGCATCGTACCCTCTACTTGGCACTCCACTCAAGccaaaaactaacttaaaacatataaaataaatgttctattattaatacatattttttaaattacatcaataaactaaaaaaaaatatatatataatatttttactatacagaCAAGTTCTGATTTctcctttttttgtttaaacaagGACTTAATTTTAGCACACTATTTGtagatcaaatataaatttactttattacccACATCCCCCTATGCTAGTGCTACCATTTTAAGAAGATTAATACATTTTGATGCACATCGAAACAGTTACTTTGTTGAGATGGTAATTTTATGtagtctaaataataaatttgcaaCAGAATACAGGAAAACAATATTGAATGTCGCTGTTGTGGCTTTGTTTAGTTTCCAAgctattttacttgaaaaaagaTATTGTTAATTTCTTCTTTCATAATAATTCCTCTTTTTAATAAGACGTTCCATCAAAGATCTTACTTTTAACAGGCACACTTGTAAATGATTAGTTTATATAAGATCAGTAGTTCACTGATAACATAtttcaaaagaattaattaaGTTCAAGTAAAGCCTGTGGTAATTTTTACTTGTCTGATCCTAGGCTAACattaatttagatattaattcaaatttaatgtcCTTTCTTAATAGATCAGgccaacaaaatttaacaaactcAAAATGCATCCATCTTTTTTTAAGATTGTGATCGGAATGAAGACTATGCCAAATAAGGGAACAAAGTCATGCATCAATTCTAGttgtggaaataaatttttttacatacaaggaTACATAATTTTGGATTCAAAATAATTGCATGTTGGTAGAATAATAACCAAATTCGGataattttatttaggtatttaaaagtaaatttgtatttgttcgGGTGATCAAACCAtacattagatttttttttcataacaaatttgtTTGCGGTTGTCAAAATTGAATTTCTCTTTTCTCTGCTGTTTTAATCAATGATTAATCAATAGTTATTGCTTACTATAATGCATGTTTTTTTCATTCATTTGTCTAATTGTAATAACTGCTGATGTTTGAATGAAGGATTTTTGGAACagctaaaaaaatgtattattatactattagCTGTTATGGCTTGTATAACATTGAATGGCTAATTGTTTTTAGAATTTAGGATCtttctctatttaaatatttaactctgGTTCACTTGATGTATTTgttctaattttactttttaacaatttttttttctttttttaacatttccaaaAGATGTAGTTTGAATTAACATTACAGTGAAAATGTTTTACTACTACAAGTAACATGTTTGTGTCATCTCAGTAGTAAGAGTTCTGACTTGCAAAACTAAATTTGGTAGCAGAAAACTCAATCAAGAATTGACAAACAGCTCAAGTTTAGTGATATTACACATGATACTGCAAGATTTTCTTGCTGGCAGGACTGTAGTTACAAGCTGTTGTTGGAGCTctgcttaaaattttaaattaaatttgtcaaatttttatttttaaagaagccAAAACTGTCAATTCTttgccattaaaatttaaataatgtaaatattagattcattGTCATATAAAACAGATGTTCTTTCCTGTACAACTGTCTAAGTCCATTGCTATTTCTATCAACAAATTTGAAACtatcaaaaaacaaatatttcaatatttggaatcttCTTATATAATTTCACTCATTTAATGAGGTTTTGAGTTCTGTTTCCCTTGAGGATTTAACcttgttttcaatataatcagccaaaacagttttattaatgtaatattttttacttttcaaaaaatgaagtgaaattaaaaattctttatttgtacaggaaAAGTTAGAGCCAGATGGACCTTTCGTACACTTAACTTGTgataaacaaatctaaaaaatgcaatattaccttgtaaattaaaaatacaaattttaaaaaaggtatcAAATTAATGAAATGAACCGCTTTTTTGTAAACCAGATTCAGattaaaaaatcctttatttataaaaaaaatgcacaGAATGTACAATGAATAGAGTCACGTCAAGaacattatagtaaataaaaaatgatctaacatcaacttataaaatattaactaactaagtcttaaaaacatattaaatcaaaatgtataattgtttcaATAGTTGTTCATTTATTGTTGTCTATTTGACACAAAAACCAtgcttttaaagtttttgtatgtAATGGCATGAAATAAATTCGTTCAAAAAAAGtctaagagtaaaatattttagtttttcaggtgCATAAAATTAAATCCATGTTTGAAACTTTTATCAAATATAAGGTACAGTTTCCCATTTAAAGTTGCCTATATCTCGTAAATTGTTGAGATCACAATAGCACATGTAAAAAGCACTTTATGTTTGAtctaatattaaacaataaataaaaaatatgttaatgatattttatctaaaacaaaagAAGACAAAGATAGTCAAAACATATTCACAGGCTATCTATAACGggctaaaataaatgtatattataaaaaagtattaacatttttttataaagttaagaagtgattaaaattgtttaatcattAGCAGTGTTATGTGCAACCATTGTTCGGTTCCTGTAAATTTTATAGAGgagcttatttttttttaaaatatttataaaggaatAATCAATATGATTTAACCCTCTTACATCACAGGTAATGATTGCACTTACTTGAGGAGAATTACAATCTaaacattaacttttattttggacATTTCTTATAAAGTCCATGATGTTAcataccaattttttaaaatttgaattgttgaTAATTATGCATAAATAAAACATGAGTTGAGGAGAAGAAACCGAACTAAATCATAAAAAATCAGAtcatcaattttttaatttatagtccTGGCTGAAAGACTGTCTATTTATAATACAAGAtttaatcacaattttaaaaaattgaatggTTATACCAACGCAGCACAAAAAATAGTTCACACCATTTTTTCCTTATATAGTCCGGCTCATAAAAGATTGgatcacaatttttaaaacattgaataccATACCAGCATTGTCTTCTGAGAGGAAGCAAAGAACCCAGGATTCATGAAATtctttgcaaaatatattttgttatactaaGTTACAATATTAGTCAGTTTTAAGGCGAATATGCTGAGCAAATACGAGTGATTTTTCATGCCCACTTTCATATCAGTTTAAACATGCATTTTACTGTAGTATAATTTAACATCCAATTTAAACTATTACGTAGTTTATCAAATAATTGAAAGGATTGTTTCAAAACATCAAGAGTAACAGAATGTACTGATACAGAAGAGCGGTCTGTGTCAATGCCAGGTGAAGGATGCAGTGCGCCATCCTCCAGACTGGAAGGTAACTGTAAACAGATGAGGAGAGCCGTCTGCCGTGGCAGTGGCAGAGGCTGTGGGTGTCGGTCTTTGACCCCCGGGACGTTGGAGAAAAGCGCCAGTGAGAGTAGCGTCGGCGACGGTCGCTCGCCCAAGtgacagtttttataagtaacacTTTCAACTGCCATCCAGTCCAGCGCCTCCGTTATACCCACATTACCATTACACAATGCCTCTTTATTCGACACTCACACTACGGTGCCGCTTCTGAGAAACTTCGAGCCTAAGCCATTAGAAAATCCGCGCGTCCACTTTCTCACAGCTATGTTATGAAAGCTTCAGAAAGTTAGAATTTTGATTCAATCAAAACTATCTAATGAACAAATAATATCAGTTTTAAACCTGGGAACTCATTTTCGTAAAATAAAGTTCTTAGAGTATAATATTGCAACTAAACGCATCCGATCTAAAATATGTTCATTTTGTACAATACCGACGTCTATTCGTACTAGAGTCTAtgaaaaatcaacataaaattatGTACTGCCGCATTggcaatttaatattttcaaaaatagcattctaactaacaaaataaaacacatcgCCAAGTGCCACGAGTACttctgaatataattaataaattgttttattacgtttaaaaactAGGTTGTTGGAATGTTCTATATACTCAAAACCAGACACGTCAttggtttcattttatatatttgttattattttgtgagtGCGTGAAAACGCTTAGATGGATtggttataaaacataaattttaggtTATAACTATGATTATATAAAGGGCaagacaataaattaattaagaaacaaCACGACTCTATTGCGAATATGTGGATAAAATATCTGATTTAATTGCCTAGGATTATAGTTTACTTATATATCAGTTAACGtgaaaaattacaagttatttcctttcatttccataaattttatcctaaattgtgtattttataaaaactataaatatacgaattgtttaaaaatattttattaaagtacgtAAAGTTATTGAGAGGCCGCCCAACCTTAAAATAGGctatatttaagattaaattcTTGATTAAGGTTGAATGCTATGTAGGTAGGGTTACAATATTTctagattataataaaaataaagacttaCCAACGAGAAGGTTAGGGGTAGGGCGCGCATTGTAGGCTACATGCTCCAGCTCCCTCGCCTCGCGCACAGTATCGGAGCCGGACTGGTCTGGGGCCAGGCGGGCAGCTCGCGCACAACTGGGTCACCACATGACGCCCGTACCGTTACTCTAGCCGTGTCATCACTTTCTCCTATTTGCCCACTGCCCAGTTTTCCAATAATACGACCCACATTTTACCCGCCGCGCCGTCCCTTTCGCGACGTTTGGCCGGTTCAAAATTCACCCCAACTTTTCGTCATCACTGTCGTTTGTCCACAGATTGGTCTAATGGAATAGGGGCTAGAAATGGGTCATTGGTCTTTCTAAGATACCGATAGGCTGAGCGCTTCGATCTCTTACAAATAACTGGtgtgaaaaatttacatttatgtatttaaaggaagaaggaatgacattttataattttttataaatagatatcTAATACATTTACATAGAGTGGCAAGGCCTAGTTAACTGTCGAGTGTTAAAAGTATTAGCTTTATATTAAAGTGCGTTATGTCCTTTAAAGAGTAAAGCAGTTAGAAGTTCTTTGTTTTAGGAtgtcaaacattttacaaaaacctagttatatgttacaaaaagcaTATACAGAggtttttgttacatataatgatggaaaatatccgaaatcctatcACCCtttcaaattaagtttttaaaattttagcaacTATATAAAACAACGAATTTTACTTAGTGTATTTTACATACACtgagtattattaatttttgttattttcatatcCTTTCCAATTAGGTTTACAATACAgtacacacattttttattacatttatgttattaaaaattgttcttttgcAAGAAatgagtaataatttatttaaagaagcgAGCCGGGTTTTTATTATCAGGTTAGTCAAAACACACCCGAAAGGTATAAAACAGGAGTGTTGCGAAACCTGAATGAACTTCGCTCCACtagacttaattatatttttaaatacactatgtagtcagaaataaattttagggggaatatattataatgtttatcaATAAACGTGTTTACGGTCACTGTTACCTCTGTACATTGGTTTGTCTTATTAAAATGTGACATCGTAGaaccaaatttaaaaagatgGTGGTTTGACTGGTTTCAAAACTATGTAAGTTAACAAATCTTTTACATGAAATTGAACAAGACCCGAAGAAGCAACCAGAAACAACCGAATGTGTTATGCCTTACTTGTGAAAATTGGATTAAAGGTAacagataatacatttttactcatCTTTTGTTTTTTACAGAAGGTGCATTTTCataggatttatttttattcaaactctaaatctgtatttataatagTAGGATTGTACTagaaacttaaattaactatataaaaataacattaaaaatcagTTAAACAATTCTTGTGCATTTAAATTTGATTCTAAAAGCCGTAATGTCAGAAATTTGATATcatacaatatttcataaaaagtatAACTGTACTTCAGTTAGTTAATTCTGTACTTGGATTTTGTCATTCTCTTAtacaaatacaacaacaacacTGTATTACTCatcttattacaaaattagtattttaaaatttttaagagtaGATCAATATGTTAACTGttaaaaaacgtaaatattaacgagaatatattaatttacaaaactgtttccCCAGTATACTTTTGGGCGATTGTTTGAACTAGACACGACATATGCtgttacaatataacaaatacaatctaCCAATAATAAGTAGTACAAAAGAATAACGATAATGAAAcatgataaaattattacaataaactcTCTCAGGCTAGCATGGGTAGGCCCAGCGCAAAGctgttgaaaaattatttcagaataaatgaaaaaaaagtaCAACGCTCAGCACGCCGCTGTAAAGCTTTCGTAACAGTGTCAGGACAGCAAGAAAACAAGaagttaaaataacattatttatagggctaaattatttaattacttattacaacACTCTGACTTACAATggcttaagttaaaaaaaaacttcttcttatataaaaataacttggcgtgtcttataacaaaaaatgagACGAAACtaactatatattaatatgtagGATAATTCAAAAATATCCATAACTTTTGACAtatccaatatttaatttattctattaaattcTTGGGGAATGTAATTTCCCAATTGTTAAACAAAATCCGTACATTTTGGCTCCCCATTCATACGCTATAGTGAATCAGTGTTTAGTCGTAAAATTGAAATTAGTCCAGAATCTATCCTGCCTAAACAAACATTTCCTGCTTTCCTGTCCAATGCAAACATGTTATGCTGTCAAGTAGGCTACAATAAACATCTCGATATCTGTATACCCCGTCTACTGAATAATCTAACTAACTCATCTCCtttacattcacattttaaacatttcaaatacctacattttatatttcCCTATTAAAATTCTTAATCCTAATATTTTACATAGTCCCTTAACCTACCATTACTggggaaaacatttaaataactagAATCTGAGTAAAAAAACCCATTCATACTAGAGctttgtgacacgcataagtcaggtaCCATAACAAATAAGCTTTGCGCAAACCCCATGCACAACCCCTCCAATGGGTATCATTTTTTTCTCGTGATTTATTTGTGTTCTTTTACCTAAAAGTTTAAAAGTCTTTTTGTCTTGCCTATTATTTCCTCTTActactacattattttataccgAAAACGCAGTTTTTTGGAACCCTGTGTgctattttttaactgtttgtttGAACGCTATAACGTTCTAATGTTATGGTATGCTTTCTActcactctcactctctcttCTTCGATAATCCCGGCAGGGATTGAAATAAGCgcaaatttatctttttttcttatttacagaTCGTACAATGATTATTCTGTTTCGTTTGTACTGGACTGAGAGTGTCCATTCTGTCTGTTTGAGATCCGGTTCAACTTCCTTAATTAATTTCCTCTTTTTGATCCATGTGAGTAAATGCTTATTGCTCTATCAAATAACGAGAATGCCCTTCTTCttttacagatatttatatagtttaaatattttcctgtttgtGTCATTTCGAAAATCGTAGTCTTAAGGACAttcctataatttaaaaaaggctgTTGTTCGTGGTATGTTTTATCTTGAGTGTGTCTTAAGTGCTCTTGAGAGTCATATTTAAAAGAACAGCTTAATGTCATTTCCTTAAATCTATTTACAGAGATCAGTTCTCTTTTGTTGGAAAATTAACACACACCTATTACGGGAGTCTCCAGACTAATCATACGTACAATCTCCATACAAATAACAATATCACAATAAAGTTAGTGTGCAATGTAAAGTTAGTGAGTCTCCACTGGATTATCCAAAGATGTCAAGATGTCAATGTAAAGGTAGTCTGCGGGTGTAAGGGTTGGCACTACGTCACGGCGTTAAGAATGTTTGTCCCAATAATGTCAGTGTATATCTGTAAAaggtttttcaattttgtattactAACTTTAAGTAGACTTCTAAGTAAAatctgtatgtaaaaaaaataatgattgcTGTTTTCAAAACTGATGCAAATGTTTTTGCTTCAACAAAATCGACAAAGATATGACCCTATTGTGTGGCATTAGTAgctgtttaaataaagtaattcttTCATTCTTTCTTAATACACAAAGATCCAAAAAAAGTAATCTTGTTTTAGACTTCCACTTCCAATATGAAGCGAAtgggaaggagaaatactattaatgcgATCTATAAACTCGTTTcattttagtttaacattttaataacgcCAATGGGTTTCTGGCATACGACTGGGAGAGACCGCCTAATAAGACTGATACCTTTACTGGAGGTGGCAAATGGATAGAAGTATGTGTGAAAATTGTATGTCTCATTCACGACCTGATTGCCATTTAATACAAAGATCGCACCTCTTTTGCAGGTATATCAGGCTGACGGGCGTCCTCTCATCCTTTGCGAACTACTCTTGTGTCACTATACAGTCAGTCACGGATAAAGCCGCCACCCCTGAGTAGCATACAGCATTACGACACTTAATGTGTAGTATTTAAAGAATTACTACACGCGATTCTAAGGGAAAACAGATTATGCTGTAGCATTagggctctctctctctctctgaatTCAAAGCCGTTCATCAACTGTGATTTGCTTTCTCCCGTAGGGACATACTAAATAACTGTCCTCCACCATTCTGAGTACAGACATTACGAGCCCAAGCGATTTGCTCACAACTCATTCTAAACGTGAAATTGCTGTTACGATCGTGGATGATGAATTATACAAGCTTTGCAACTTGTCAAGTATAAAACCAGCACGGTGAAAGCCACACAGGAGGCACCTAGTCCACCTCCgtttgtgttttttttccttGTCCAGAGTTCTCTGATCAATTTGGTCTGCCAGAGTTGGCTTTATTTCGATGCATTATGTTCGCaggtaaaattcaaataacttgctaaacataaaaaaataatctacagTTTCTCCATCAATCTCAAATATCACAGAACGTGAGAAGCTGTGAAAGCATCGTCGGCGAGGGAGAAGAAATATATCATGCCGCTTTCAGAAGAACTCTAAAGCAACTTAAAGCAAGCGTATTTCGAAAATTCCTAATTTGCATAAAGATAATGGACAGGTTTGATTCCAATAAGCATTCTGTGCTGCTATTAACTCTTTCCTCGCCATCAGAATCTGCATTCTCTTTAGCCTTCATGTATATGAAAACATCTTTATTCTCTTCATCTGGATGTTACTTGGGAGATAGATAAAAACCCAGAACGACATTTGTTGTAAACTGTTTTAGGTATTTGTTACAATATTCAACTTGTTAATAACTACAGGGATATGAATACAAAGCATTTTGAGAAGTGGATTGgcttatttataatgtttgaatGGACTAATCTGCTGTTATAGAAATCTGAATCTAATGTTTCAAAAGCTTGATGTCTCTCTCCCTTCCCCccaaatgtaacatatttaacaGGTGTTGTCTATTAAAACTAGATTGGTGTATCAtgaattaaattctaaaaagCGAACAAAAAAAACGGAAGTCAAGTCTGCGGACAGTGTCAGATCTCAGACACAGCACTAAGCGGAAAGTGTAATGGGGTTCCCAAcattgcattgaatcaacccttccaac encodes the following:
- the LOC124372493 gene encoding LOW QUALITY PROTEIN: protein spaetzle 4-like (The sequence of the model RefSeq protein was modified relative to this genomic sequence to represent the inferred CDS: deleted 2 bases in 2 codons), coding for MRALPLTFSLLVFGLSGVPSRGYDAGYTTCSKPFRSSKSRSEIPCDFRTQTWCTIPGTAYPWRAVRRFVYENHGLMRRMYGDERHISVLRSEIESNDVEYQSDSGWSFHDSILKNYKPRPESVPSSTSTTTTTAEPSTRPSTQEPATESANPYTLSSSELFTTDINLDTTAEYESTTVSEVQEKSQPVHQPELFEKDHATTEETQMYKLRGVNACPVKEEVVAPFWANNTRGEVLALLNLYPFEQYVHWERCTFENKQMFCRQGCRCEQQYRLHRLLAYDPSNDCRGIFSDWFKFPSCCVCRCYDLPSELRLTSRSPRFSKTSKQDWDSMNSTT